From Lolium perenne isolate Kyuss_39 chromosome 5, Kyuss_2.0, whole genome shotgun sequence, a single genomic window includes:
- the LOC127302232 gene encoding peptidyl-prolyl cis-trans isomerase FKBP15-1, whose translation MAKPQLLLCVLVVAAALLLVASAKKAADVSELQIGVKFKPVSCSISAHKGDRVKVHYRGKLTDGTVFDSSYERGDPIEFELGTGQVIKGWDQGILGMCVGEKRKLKIPSKLGYGESGSPPTIPGGATLIFDTELVSVNGEPSSKSDEDVGSEL comes from the exons ATGGCGAAGCCGCAGCTTCTTCTCTGcgtcctcgtcgtcgccgccgcgctGCTACTCGTCG CCTCCGCCAAGAAGGCCGCCGACGTGTCGGAGCTCCAGATCGGCGTGAAG TTCAAGCCAGTGTCCTGCAGCATTTCAGCTCACAAAGGTGACAGAGTTAAAGTTCACTACCGT GGAAAACTTACTGATGGAACAGTCTTTGATTCGAGCTATGAGAGGGGTGACCCAATTGAATTCGAATTGGGCACTGGTCAAGTGATCAAAG GATGGGATCAGGGTATTTTGGGCATGTGCGTTGGTGAGAAGCGGAAGCTGAAGATCCCTTCAAAGCTCGGCTATGGGGAGTCGGGATCGCCTCCTACCATTCCGG GTGGAGCAACTCTCATATTCGATACAGAGCTCGTTTCCGTCAATGGTGAGCCATCCAGCAAATCGGACGAGGATGTTGGCAGTGAGCTTTAG
- the LOC127302231 gene encoding large ribosomal subunit protein eL32z has product MCGRSIPRVSALFVRPMIAESAGPSPASRVYLFSRCPPPRFPLTLLSSAAAAAASRSPCKMAVPLLTTKIVKKRVKHFKRAHSDRYIGLKPSWRRPKGIDSRVRRKFKGVTLMPNIGYGSDKKTRHFLPNKFKKFVVHNVSELELLMMHNRTYCAEIAHNVSTQKRKSIVERAAQLDIVVTNKLARLRSQEDE; this is encoded by the exons ATGTGCGGCAGATCCATTCCACGCGTCTCGGCCTTGTTCGTGCGGCCCATGATCGCTGAGAGCGCAGGACCGAGCCCAGCGTCTAGGGTTTATCTCTTCTCTCGGTGCCCACCACCAAGATTCCCTCTCACTCTCCtcagctccgccgccgccgccgccgctagccGCTCGCCTTGCAAG ATGGCGGTGCCGCTGCTGACGACGAAGATAGTGAAGAAGCGGGTCAAGCACTTCAAGAGGGCGCACAGCGACCGCTACATCGGCCTCAAG CCAAGCTGGCGCAGGCCAAAGGGTATCGATTCTCGTGTCAGGAGGAAGTTCAAGGGAGTTACCTTGATGCCCAATATTGGGTATGGTTCTGACAAGAAGACAAGGCACTTCCTGCCCAACAAGTTCAAGAAGTTTGTGGTGCACAATGTCTCTGAGCTGGAGCTGCTTATGatgcacaacag GACGTACTGTGCTGAAATCGCACATAACGTGTCCACACAGAAGCGCAAGTCGATAGTTGAGCGTGCTGCTCAGCTTGACATCGTTGTCACCAACAAGCTTGCCAGGCTCCGCAGCCAGGAGGATGAGTGA